In one Caldisericum sp. genomic region, the following are encoded:
- the rpmH gene encoding 50S ribosomal protein L34, whose translation MRTTFNPHNKHIKRSQGFRARMKSSTGRNVLSRRRAHGRKRLITV comes from the coding sequence ATGAGGACAACTTTTAATCCACACAACAAGCATATTAAGAGAAGCCAGGGCTTCAGAGCAAGGATGAAGTCAAGCACCGGAAGGAATGTGCTTTCAAGAAGAAGAGCACATGGCAGGAAGAGACTTATTACCGTATAG
- the rnpA gene encoding ribonuclease P protein component, which yields MRLWERLSEKEFESVYKSGKKFYGKYIVVVASNAVKKKVGFVASKRIGKSHIRNRARRLMREAFLKLEPVLPEDYSFVLIARNTIVGLKMQDVLSDLEGIVFRFRKSLLDRKEAQEE from the coding sequence GTGAGACTTTGGGAAAGGCTCAGTGAGAAGGAATTTGAAAGCGTTTATAAAAGTGGCAAAAAGTTCTACGGCAAATATATTGTGGTTGTTGCATCAAATGCAGTTAAGAAAAAAGTGGGATTTGTTGCCTCTAAGAGAATTGGAAAATCCCACATAAGAAATCGCGCAAGGAGATTAATGAGAGAAGCCTTTCTCAAGCTTGAGCCGGTGTTACCTGAAGATTATAGTTTTGTTCTTATTGCAAGAAACACCATAGTAGGTCTTAAGATGCAAGATGTCCTCAGTGACCTTGAGGGCATCGTTTTTCGATTTAGAAAGAGCCTTTTGGATAGAAAGGAGGCTCAGGAAGAATGA
- the yidD gene encoding membrane protein insertion efficiency factor YidD, with amino-acid sequence MKKFLLAVLKFYRKYISPLKPPTCRFTPTCSEYAIEAIEKYGAKKGGFLAIKRVLRCNPFFPGGNDPVP; translated from the coding sequence ATGAAGAAATTTTTGTTAGCAGTTCTCAAATTTTATAGAAAGTATATATCGCCTTTGAAGCCACCAACATGCAGATTTACCCCTACCTGCTCTGAATATGCAATTGAAGCAATAGAAAAGTATGGTGCAAAAAAGGGTGGATTTTTGGCAATTAAGAGAGTATTAAGGTGCAATCCCTTCTTCCCTGGGGGGAATGACCCTGTTCCTTGA
- the yidC gene encoding membrane protein insertase YidC: MKKILLVFGFVLLLSVFLTGCATSPFPKTTEPGVIVQVIATGRPMENIPVGVRVVNNTPDPILEVTVKLVSINGNEDLKPFDLWKSGRVVSLKDIAKTSVIDAGKDATFTFYVTSYTEIDPKPYPAKFEVTYKDANGKVTTIEKEAVINIVPVSGFYKFMRLIIEWINKFTHNYGLAIIVLTILIKLITHPLTRYQFKSTAKLQEIQPELKKIQEKYKDNPQKQQQEIVKLYKEKGVNMYGGCLPVLVQWPLLIILYGALMNYAPFNNARFLWLTNLNTPDKYYILPVLVFLSMFLQSKTSQMPGTEMDPNTKMFMYFLPVIFAVWAVSWPPSVLLYWITFSLTATLEQYLIIRSLENFKKMALEEPKEVVKKDKKEK; encoded by the coding sequence ATGAAGAAGATTTTGTTGGTGTTTGGTTTTGTTTTGTTACTTTCAGTATTTTTGACAGGTTGCGCAACAAGCCCTTTCCCCAAGACAACTGAGCCAGGAGTTATTGTTCAGGTTATAGCAACCGGAAGACCAATGGAGAACATTCCAGTTGGTGTTAGGGTTGTTAATAACACTCCGGACCCTATTCTTGAAGTTACGGTAAAACTTGTTTCTATTAATGGCAATGAAGACCTCAAACCTTTTGACCTGTGGAAGTCAGGAAGGGTTGTTTCTTTAAAGGACATCGCTAAAACAAGCGTAATTGATGCAGGTAAAGATGCAACATTCACATTCTATGTTACAAGTTACACTGAAATCGACCCGAAGCCCTATCCTGCAAAATTTGAGGTAACTTACAAGGATGCAAACGGTAAGGTAACTACTATCGAGAAAGAAGCAGTAATAAATATTGTTCCAGTTAGCGGTTTTTATAAATTTATGCGTCTTATTATTGAATGGATAAACAAATTTACCCACAATTATGGGCTTGCTATAATTGTTCTTACAATTCTCATTAAACTTATAACCCACCCTCTAACAAGATACCAGTTCAAGTCAACTGCAAAACTTCAGGAGATACAGCCAGAGTTAAAAAAGATTCAGGAGAAATACAAGGATAATCCACAGAAGCAACAGCAGGAGATTGTGAAACTCTACAAAGAAAAAGGTGTGAATATGTACGGAGGATGTTTGCCAGTCCTTGTCCAATGGCCACTTTTGATTATTCTTTATGGTGCGCTTATGAACTATGCACCATTCAATAATGCAAGGTTCCTCTGGCTTACAAACCTCAACACTCCTGATAAGTATTATATCCTTCCAGTTCTTGTATTCCTTTCGATGTTCCTGCAGTCTAAGACTTCACAAATGCCAGGAACAGAAATGGACCCAAATACAAAGATGTTTATGTACTTCCTCCCTGTTATATTTGCAGTGTGGGCAGTAAGCTGGCCGCCATCAGTGCTTCTCTATTGGATTACCTTCTCTTTAACTGCTACATTAGAGCAGTACCTCATCATTAGGTCTCTTGAAAACTTTAAGAAAATGGCGTTAGAAGAGCCGAAAGAGGTAGTAAAGAAGGACAAGAAGGAGAAGTAG
- a CDS encoding KH domain-containing protein produces MSEFVVDFVKDIFEKMGESPQVEAGKKFGGYYINVKNLSNKGHYIGEDGTVLRAIQFIVNVYAHKVDKNFPTIILDIDGYKGKQYERLKTIAIEAALKAKRLREPVELRPMSAQARRIIHLTLKNYPDIWTHSVGKEPRRRVIVDIKK; encoded by the coding sequence ATGAGTGAATTTGTGGTCGATTTTGTTAAGGATATCTTTGAAAAAATGGGCGAGAGCCCTCAGGTAGAGGCAGGCAAAAAGTTCGGCGGCTACTATATAAATGTTAAAAACCTTTCGAACAAAGGACATTACATTGGTGAAGATGGGACAGTGCTCAGAGCGATCCAGTTTATTGTGAATGTTTATGCGCACAAGGTTGATAAGAACTTCCCAACGATTATACTCGACATAGACGGCTACAAGGGGAAGCAGTACGAGAGGTTAAAAACTATTGCAATTGAAGCAGCCCTGAAGGCAAAGAGACTAAGAGAGCCTGTAGAACTTCGTCCAATGTCCGCGCAGGCAAGAAGAATTATACACCTTACGCTTAAAAATTACCCCGATATCTGGACTCATAGCGTTGGAAAGGAACCAAGAAGGCGTGTTATTGTAGATATTAAAAAGTGA
- the mnmE gene encoding tRNA uridine-5-carboxymethylaminomethyl(34) synthesis GTPase MnmE: protein MNDTIVAIATPRGFGGIGVIRLSGEKALELAQSIFDKRIEKPRYAYYGAITIEGTPVDTGIVIYYKKPHSYTGEDVVEISMHGGIKNLEMVLNFLISKGARLAEKGEFTKRAVENGKMDIFEANAVIELIEAKTEKGVLLASSRLFGKLSKVVEDLRNRIMEINAKIEATIDFPFDVEEIPKEVLKEALTQIKNDIEKLLSTYNDSKVVFDGVRVAIVGKPNVGKSTLLNALLKFERAIVSEIPGTTRDTIEETIDFFGFPVKVIDTAGIRDSQDVIEKMGVERSKRAIITSDLILFVFDASTPLDEEDLELAEFTSGKSRIIVLNKTDLPKAIDINQLSKLFPNEPIIEISALLKEGIEEVEQAIKKKILNIDIDSILVSNKVEYDLLNNALTHIKHAIENLETQTLDLVSEELREAIEILSSVSGEQIGSEVLSAIFERFCIGK from the coding sequence GTGAATGATACGATTGTTGCAATTGCAACCCCTCGAGGTTTTGGGGGAATTGGAGTTATAAGGCTTTCAGGAGAAAAAGCCTTAGAACTTGCACAGAGTATTTTTGATAAGCGTATAGAGAAGCCCCGTTATGCATACTACGGGGCTATTACTATTGAAGGGACACCCGTAGATACAGGCATTGTCATTTATTATAAGAAGCCTCACTCCTATACAGGCGAAGATGTTGTAGAGATATCAATGCACGGTGGCATTAAAAATCTTGAGATGGTTTTGAATTTTCTCATTTCTAAGGGAGCGCGTCTTGCAGAGAAGGGAGAATTTACAAAAAGAGCCGTAGAAAACGGAAAAATGGACATATTCGAGGCGAATGCAGTTATAGAACTAATAGAAGCAAAAACTGAAAAAGGGGTTCTTCTTGCATCCTCAAGGCTTTTCGGAAAATTAAGTAAGGTTGTTGAGGATTTAAGAAATAGGATTATGGAAATAAATGCAAAAATTGAAGCAACAATTGATTTTCCTTTTGATGTGGAAGAAATTCCCAAAGAGGTTTTGAAAGAGGCTCTTACACAAATAAAAAATGACATAGAAAAACTTCTTTCAACATACAATGATTCAAAAGTTGTCTTTGACGGCGTGCGTGTTGCAATCGTAGGAAAACCCAATGTTGGAAAATCTACACTCCTTAATGCACTTCTTAAATTTGAGAGGGCAATAGTCTCTGAAATCCCCGGGACAACAAGAGATACGATAGAAGAAACAATTGACTTCTTTGGATTTCCCGTGAAAGTAATTGACACTGCAGGTATAAGGGATTCACAGGATGTAATTGAGAAAATGGGCGTTGAAAGAAGCAAGCGTGCAATTATTACATCAGACCTCATTCTTTTTGTTTTTGATGCCTCTACCCCACTCGACGAAGAGGATCTTGAACTTGCAGAGTTTACCTCAGGAAAGAGCCGTATCATTGTTCTCAATAAAACCGATCTTCCAAAAGCAATAGACATAAATCAACTTTCGAAATTATTCCCAAATGAGCCTATAATAGAAATTTCTGCACTTTTGAAAGAGGGAATTGAGGAAGTCGAACAGGCAATAAAGAAAAAGATTCTAAATATTGATATTGATTCGATTCTTGTGTCAAATAAGGTGGAGTATGATTTATTAAACAATGCGTTAACCCATATCAAGCATGCAATTGAGAATCTTGAAACTCAAACGCTTGACCTTGTTTCAGAAGAGTTGAGAGAGGCAATAGAGATTTTAAGTTCTGTAAGTGGAGAGCAAATTGGTTCAGAAGTGCTTAGTGCAATTTTTGAAAGATTTTGTATAGGAAAATAG
- a CDS encoding TldD/PmbA family protein, with product MNEVIERALFTAKKLGATYADVRLIERVVEDISVSNGEVKGVKKRLTKGFGVRVIVDGAWGFFSSYRVEPLEGERVAQVAVQIAKASARTKIEDARLAPIEIYQEKVPQPVKIDPFSVPLNKKIEFMLSLDKLMEKPGIIVRSSSMHFSKEWKTFASLEGAFIEQERIVSGAGIQAIATDGREIQVRSYPASFGGDYARKGYEFIEEMKLEDNAERISNEALMLLKAKPAPSGRMDLIIGPYQMALQLHESVGHPSELDRVLGEEASFAGTSFLTPEKLNNFQFGSKYVNIVADATVDYALGGFAYDDEGVKAKRIYLVKEGLFVGYLNSRETAQRLGLEPMGAMRADNWNRQPIIRMTSINLEPGNMTLDELIEGVQEGLLIDVNKSWSIDQKRLNFQFGTEIGYEIKNGKIQDMVKNPTYSGITYEFWRSLDGVGNDSYYHILGLPNCGKGEPMQVMEVSHGSSYARFRNVTVGVKHE from the coding sequence ATGAATGAAGTGATTGAAAGGGCCTTATTCACTGCAAAGAAGTTAGGAGCAACTTATGCTGATGTAAGGCTCATTGAAAGAGTTGTTGAAGACATAAGTGTTTCAAACGGTGAAGTAAAAGGTGTAAAAAAGCGACTCACAAAAGGATTTGGAGTACGTGTAATCGTAGATGGTGCGTGGGGGTTCTTTTCCTCTTACAGGGTTGAACCTCTCGAAGGAGAGCGTGTTGCTCAAGTTGCAGTTCAAATTGCAAAGGCGTCTGCCAGGACTAAAATTGAAGATGCGCGTCTTGCTCCAATCGAAATCTATCAGGAAAAAGTTCCTCAACCTGTAAAAATTGATCCATTTTCAGTTCCACTCAATAAAAAGATAGAATTTATGCTTTCGCTTGATAAGTTAATGGAAAAGCCAGGTATCATTGTAAGGTCTTCCTCGATGCATTTTTCAAAAGAGTGGAAGACTTTTGCGTCTCTTGAAGGTGCCTTTATCGAGCAGGAGCGTATAGTAAGTGGGGCAGGAATACAGGCAATAGCAACTGATGGAAGGGAAATACAGGTAAGGAGTTACCCTGCATCTTTTGGTGGTGATTATGCAAGGAAGGGGTATGAATTTATTGAGGAGATGAAGTTGGAGGATAATGCTGAGAGAATTTCAAATGAGGCGTTAATGCTTCTTAAGGCAAAGCCTGCTCCATCAGGAAGGATGGATTTAATAATTGGTCCATATCAGATGGCGCTTCAACTTCATGAATCCGTTGGACATCCATCAGAACTTGACAGGGTTCTTGGTGAAGAGGCATCATTTGCTGGCACATCATTTTTAACACCTGAGAAACTCAATAATTTCCAGTTTGGCTCTAAGTATGTGAACATTGTTGCGGATGCAACAGTTGATTATGCGCTTGGTGGTTTCGCTTACGACGATGAAGGAGTAAAGGCTAAGAGAATTTATCTTGTAAAAGAGGGACTATTTGTTGGATACCTTAATTCAAGAGAAACGGCACAGAGGCTTGGGCTTGAACCAATGGGTGCAATGAGAGCAGATAACTGGAACAGGCAACCAATTATAAGGATGACAAGTATTAACCTTGAACCAGGTAATATGACCCTTGACGAACTCATTGAGGGTGTTCAAGAGGGTTTGCTTATTGATGTAAATAAGTCGTGGAGCATTGACCAGAAGAGGTTGAACTTCCAGTTTGGGACAGAAATTGGATATGAAATTAAGAATGGTAAAATTCAGGATATGGTGAAGAATCCTACATATTCTGGCATAACTTATGAGTTTTGGAGAAGCCTCGATGGAGTTGGAAACGATAGTTACTATCACATTTTGGGGCTTCCAAACTGTGGGAAAGGAGAGCCGATGCAAGTTATGGAAGTAAGCCACGGCTCGAGTTATGCAAGATTTAGAAATGTAACTGTGGGGGTAAAACATGAATAA